Part of the Vigna unguiculata cultivar IT97K-499-35 chromosome 3, ASM411807v1, whole genome shotgun sequence genome, GTGCGACACCAACATGGAGATTATGGAGATGATTTAGCTCAACATGAAGAAAAGTTCAAGGAAAACATGCTCAAGGTACAAAGTTGGAGATCAGCTTTGAAAAAAGCTGGTCGTTCATCCGGATTTCATTATCCAACAAATTATAAGTaagttcattttcttttttcttttatcttttagatACATATACTGCTGTATATCTTTTTCACCATTTACTTGTATACAAAAATTTGTGTGCAATAACAATTTAGTTGATTCTAGATGCAAGGTGTTAACATAATATCATTGttgtttctttatataatttcttaCTTTCTTCTATATGCTAGGAATGAATCTGATCTTGTGGATGAAATTGTGAAAGACATTTCAGTAAAATTGAGCGAGTTTTACCCAAGTGAATCAAATGGTCTTGTTGGAATTGATCAAAACATTACACAGATTCAGTCCTTGCTGCGAGTAGAATCAAATGAAGTTGTTTTTGTTGGAATTTGGGGCATGGGTGGAATAGGTAAGACAACCATTGCCCGTGCCATATTTGATAAATGTTCTCTTCGGTATGATGGTTGTTGTTTCTTCAATGTAAGAGAAGAATCGGAACGGCATGGATTCAGCAATTTACGAGAGAGGCTCATTTATGAACTACTTGAAGGAGAAGATCTCCATAGAAGCGGCACAAGCAAAGCAAGAATCTTCAGTTCTGCTCTAAGAATGCTGGGTCGGAGAAAAGTTATGGTGGTGATTGATGATGTAAATACTTCTGAAGAATTACAGTATCTGGTCACAAAACCTGTTTGCTTTGGTGCGGGGAGTAGAGTGATAGTAACAAGTAGAGATCAGAACGTGCTTACAAGTGGagaacttcatcaaattcatgAGGTCAAGGAAATGGGCCCTCTTGATTCTCTCAAGCTCTTCTGTTTGAATGCCTTCAATGAAAGCCAACCCAAAACGGGATATGAAAAACTAACTGAAGAGGTGCTTAAAATCGCCCAGGGCAATCCCTTAGCCTTAAAAGTTTTAGGTGCAGATTTCCATTCCAGAAGTGGTAAAAACACATGGAAGTGTGCATTAAGCAAATTCAAGAAGTATCCCAATGAGAAAATTCAAAGTGTGTTGAAATTCAGTTATGATGGACTgcatgaagtagagaaaaaggcCTTCCTAGATATTGCATTCTTTTTCCAAGAAGACACCGAAGAGTATGTTATAAAACAACTAGATGCATGGGGACTTCATGGAGCTAGTGGAGTGGAGGTTCTCCAACGAAAAGCTCTCATAACAGTTTCAAATGACAACATAATACAAATGCATGACCTGATACGACAAATGGGTTGGGAAATAGTTCGTCAAGAATGTATTATACATCCAGGGAGACGCACCCGATTGAGGGATAAAGAGGAAGTATACAATGTATTGAGGTATAAGCTGGTAAGAGACATATATAAACTATATTAATACTTCACaagtgtttgtgtttgtgtttcaAATTTCAACCAGTGTCAAATTATGGCTTAGTGTTATATGCTGAGTTTTTTTCAGGGAAGCGATAAGGTGGAGGCCATGCAAGTAGATGTGTTTCGAATTAAAGATTTGCCTCTGAAACTGGGAACTTTTAAGAAGATGCCTCGTCTGAGATTTCTGAAATTTTATCTCCCATTGCATGATAATCTTTTCATGCCGCCAAACCAGGATGGAAATTTATGGTATGGAGAACATCACTTTCCGTTGCTTTTATCTGCATGGTGCAAAGAACTAATGAAAGTTGCATGTGAGATTCAGATAAAGTGTATTGAGTACCTTTATATTGATGGTTGTTCACATCCTTCTCAACTGAACAAATCTTCAGTAACACCGACGCTAGGAAACCATGCAATGGAAACACTGTCGTTGGCATTGATGTCATTGAACGAACCAATTGGTTCTCTCAGGGATCTTGAATGCTCAGATATGCTTGATCAACAATTTAAGACTCTGCCTGATGGGTTACTTTGCCTGAGATCTACTTATTATCTTAAGCTTTCTAAAAAGAGCACGGGGCAAGACAGTGGAAAACCTAAGTTGCACGTTCTGTTTGACAGCTTAAGGTTTTATGAACGAATATCTGTGAGCCAGTTGGATAACTCAGATGTTGG contains:
- the LOC114177217 gene encoding TMV resistance protein N-like, with the protein product MASSTSCGVSEIKHDVFISFRGTDVRSGLLSHLKRELHRKHIDAYVDERLDKGGEILPLLLRAIEGSKIFLVVFSKHYASSQSCLEELAKMVECMETNNQILLPVFFHVDPSHVRHQHGDYGDDLAQHEEKFKENMLKVQSWRSALKKAGRSSGFHYPTNYKNESDLVDEIVKDISVKLSEFYPSESNGLVGIDQNITQIQSLLRVESNEVVFVGIWGMGGIGKTTIARAIFDKCSLRYDGCCFFNVREESERHGFSNLRERLIYELLEGEDLHRSGTSKARIFSSALRMLGRRKVMVVIDDVNTSEELQYLVTKPVCFGAGSRVIVTSRDQNVLTSGELHQIHEVKEMGPLDSLKLFCLNAFNESQPKTGYEKLTEEVLKIAQGNPLALKVLGADFHSRSGKNTWKCALSKFKKYPNEKIQSVLKFSYDGLHEVEKKAFLDIAFFFQEDTEEYVIKQLDAWGLHGASGVEVLQRKALITVSNDNIIQMHDLIRQMGWEIVRQECIIHPGRRTRLRDKEEVYNVLRYKLGSDKVEAMQVDVFRIKDLPLKLGTFKKMPRLRFLKFYLPLHDNLFMPPNQDGNLWYGEHHFPLLLSAWCKELMKVACEIQIKCIEYLYIDGCSHPSQLNKSSVTPTLGNHAMETLSLALMSLNEPIGSLRDLECSDMLDQQFKTLPDGLLCLRSTYYLKLSKKSTGQDSGKPKLHVLFDSLRFYERISVSQLDNSDVGGHRVPFFYVAAFIFLLHLLLKRPWFQFLFSFPFQFSCIFFLYLFSHLTSLFYPPLAFSLSWVEAFFLLLFFNILGKICYWFLRVFKKY